From Ruminococcus sp. HUN007, a single genomic window includes:
- the mscL gene encoding large conductance mechanosensitive channel protein MscL, translating into MANENKVVEAIKSKKGIIDEFKEFIAKGNVMDLAVGVIIGAAFQNIVTALTGSFINPLISLITGGCKTDENGNLIPVGGQFKINGVAFDYGAFISAVINFFIMAVILFVIVKAVNKAMELGKKKKEEEEKAAPPEPTKEEILLTEIRDLLKEK; encoded by the coding sequence ATGGCAAACGAAAACAAAGTCGTGGAAGCAATCAAGTCAAAAAAGGGGATCATTGATGAATTCAAGGAATTTATCGCCAAGGGTAACGTTATGGATCTCGCAGTCGGCGTTATCATCGGTGCTGCATTCCAGAACATTGTAACTGCTCTTACAGGAAGCTTCATCAATCCTCTCATCTCACTCATCACAGGCGGATGCAAGACAGACGAAAACGGCAACCTTATCCCTGTCGGCGGTCAGTTCAAGATCAACGGCGTAGCATTCGACTACGGCGCATTCATCTCAGCAGTTATCAACTTCTTCATTATGGCTGTCATCCTTTTCGTAATCGTTAAGGCTGTAAACAAGGCTATGGAACTCGGCAAGAAGAAGAAAGAAGAAGAAGAAAAGGCTGCTCCTCCGGAACCAACAAAGGAAGAGATCCTTCTTACAGAGATCAGAGATCTTCTCAAGGAAAAATAA
- the malQ gene encoding 4-alpha-glucanotransferase, whose translation MRKSGILLHISSLPSEYGIGKMGKEAYRFADFLAETKTGLWQILPLSPTSYGDSPYQSFSAFAGNPYFIDFELLEKEGLLKKDEYTSIKWEQDKEKIDYEFLYENVYKVLRKAYSRFEVTPEYRLFEMINRKWLGDYALFMSLKFRYDGKPWYKWPEELAMCEKNAVKKAKEELKDEIGFHKFIQFCFSRQWKALKEYANSKGIKIIGDIPIYVSLDSTEVWMTPELFELDEDKKPVAVAGCPPDCFSPTGQLWGNPLYDWDYHRKTDFSWWISRIQNAAETYDIIRIDHFRGFAGYYCIPYGNKTAEVGIWKKGPGAKLFKKAEEELGKLDIIAENLGFLTPDVQDMLDEVGYPGMKVIEFGFSDSKNDYLPHNFTDTNSYSYTGTHDNDTLVGWYKSLDKDSKNFCLDYLNVKLDIQIPEAMLRLVWSGVSDAAVAQFQDFIDADTDCRMNIPSTLSGNWTYRAKKKDFTDKLKAKILKLNTLYNRCSELPEDTEETVTKECKAEESPDSSCDEKLKAAKKPQKKADTDKPEPKPHS comes from the coding sequence ATGAGAAAAAGCGGTATACTACTACATATTTCGAGTCTGCCGTCTGAATACGGCATAGGAAAAATGGGAAAGGAAGCCTACAGATTTGCCGACTTTCTTGCTGAAACAAAAACGGGGCTGTGGCAGATACTGCCGCTCTCCCCTACAAGCTACGGTGACTCACCGTACCAAAGCTTTTCTGCTTTTGCAGGGAATCCGTATTTCATCGACTTCGAGCTTCTTGAAAAGGAAGGTCTGCTTAAGAAGGATGAATATACGAGCATAAAATGGGAGCAGGACAAGGAGAAAATAGATTATGAATTTCTCTACGAAAATGTCTACAAGGTGCTCCGGAAAGCCTATTCGCGTTTCGAAGTAACGCCTGAGTACAGGCTCTTTGAAATGATAAACCGTAAATGGCTCGGTGACTACGCACTCTTCATGAGTCTTAAATTCAGGTATGACGGAAAGCCGTGGTACAAGTGGCCTGAAGAACTCGCGATGTGTGAGAAAAATGCAGTTAAAAAGGCAAAGGAAGAACTGAAGGACGAGATCGGTTTCCACAAGTTCATCCAGTTCTGCTTCAGCAGGCAGTGGAAGGCACTCAAGGAATATGCAAACAGCAAAGGAATAAAGATCATCGGTGACATTCCGATCTACGTTTCACTTGACAGCACCGAAGTATGGATGACGCCTGAACTGTTTGAACTCGACGAAGACAAGAAACCGGTCGCAGTTGCCGGCTGTCCGCCTGACTGTTTCTCACCGACCGGTCAGCTATGGGGCAATCCGCTCTACGACTGGGACTACCACAGAAAAACGGATTTCAGCTGGTGGATAAGCAGGATACAGAATGCAGCCGAGACATACGACATCATCCGTATCGACCATTTCAGAGGATTTGCAGGCTACTACTGCATACCGTACGGAAACAAAACTGCCGAAGTCGGCATCTGGAAGAAAGGCCCGGGAGCAAAGCTCTTCAAAAAGGCCGAGGAGGAACTCGGCAAGCTTGATATCATCGCTGAAAACCTCGGATTCCTCACACCGGACGTACAGGACATGCTCGATGAAGTCGGCTATCCGGGTATGAAGGTAATTGAATTCGGATTTTCCGACAGCAAAAACGATTATCTGCCGCATAATTTCACTGATACTAATTCATATTCATATACAGGCACCCACGACAATGACACTCTTGTGGGATGGTACAAGTCGCTCGACAAGGATTCAAAGAATTTCTGTCTCGATTATCTGAATGTAAAACTCGATATACAGATACCGGAAGCAATGCTCCGTCTTGTATGGTCGGGCGTTTCAGATGCCGCGGTAGCACAGTTCCAGGATTTCATCGATGCAGATACAGACTGCAGAATGAACATTCCTTCCACCCTGTCCGGCAACTGGACATACAGAGCAAAGAAAAAGGATTTCACTGACAAACTAAAAGCAAAGATCCTTAAGCTCAACACTCTTTACAACAGATGCTCGGAACTTCCTGAGGACACGGAAGAGACGGTCACAAAAGAGTGCAAAGCAGAAGAATCACCGGACAGCTCATGCGATGAAAAGCTCAAGGCAGCAAAGAAACCGCAGAAAAAAGCTGATACAGACAAACCTGAGCCAAAGCCGCATTCATAA
- a CDS encoding glycogen/starch/alpha-glucan phosphorylase, which translates to MNKQTFLAELKSNLEELRKEGVTSPHVLHNVLSETAMKNLSGLWKDSKKAHLGKRRACYFSMEFLIGRSIFNNLLCLGIYSDVEKAFAEAGFSLNDLEAAEDAALGNGGLGRLAACFLDSAATLNLPLDGYGIRYKYGLFKQKIENGFQTEEADNWTKYGDAWSVRHDEDAVEINYSDQKVLAVPYDIPIIGYGAKNIGTLRLWQSEAFEDFDFKLFNDQKYLEASREKVLAEDISRVLYPNDDTREGKKLRLKQQYFFCSASLNDIIKKHKKNHGDIKTLADFVTIQLNDTHPVISIPEIIRLLTQNEGLTFDEAFAMAKKIFNYTNHTIMPEALEKWDESLIKELLPEIYDIIFMINEEYLAEMYRKDIKKESIEVMKIIKGGQVHMANMATYCSSYVNGVAQIHTEILKANTLHDWYTVYPERFQNKTNGITQRRWLALCNRELSALITELLGNEDWVTNLDELKKLTGYADNADIINRFLAIKKTKKEQLAKFILDREGIKIDPDSIFDIQIKRLHEYKRQLLNAFSILWLYFGIKDGSIKDLAPVTFIFGAKSAPGYRRAKAIIKFINEIAAMIEKDDEVNKIIKVVFVSNYNVSYAEKLIAAAEVSEQISTAGTEASGTGNMKLMANGAVTLGTLDGANIEIVEEAGKENNYIFGATVKELEKIMPEYCSRKLAADNEKIRRVIETLVDGTFDDGGSGDFRELYTSLLDGASWHEPDNYYLLGDLESYVEAKLKCNSDYKDKAAFGRKMWLNMCNCGKFSSDRTIADYAENIWKIK; encoded by the coding sequence ATGAACAAGCAGACATTTCTTGCAGAACTGAAAAGTAATCTTGAAGAACTTAGGAAAGAAGGCGTAACTTCTCCGCACGTACTTCACAACGTACTGAGTGAAACTGCAATGAAGAATCTTTCCGGACTCTGGAAGGACAGTAAAAAAGCTCATCTCGGCAAAAGACGTGCATGCTATTTTTCAATGGAATTCCTTATCGGACGTTCCATTTTCAATAACCTTCTCTGCCTCGGCATTTACAGCGATGTTGAAAAAGCATTCGCAGAGGCCGGTTTCTCGTTAAACGACCTCGAAGCTGCAGAAGATGCTGCCCTCGGAAACGGCGGCCTCGGAAGACTTGCTGCCTGCTTCCTTGACAGTGCAGCAACTCTGAACCTTCCGCTCGACGGATACGGTATCCGCTACAAGTACGGTCTCTTTAAGCAGAAGATTGAAAACGGATTCCAGACTGAAGAAGCTGACAACTGGACAAAGTACGGCGACGCATGGTCGGTAAGACACGATGAAGATGCAGTCGAAATCAACTACAGCGACCAGAAGGTGCTTGCTGTTCCGTACGACATCCCGATAATCGGCTACGGTGCAAAGAATATCGGCACTTTAAGGCTCTGGCAGTCAGAGGCTTTTGAGGACTTTGACTTTAAGCTCTTCAATGACCAGAAGTATCTTGAAGCAAGCCGCGAAAAGGTACTCGCTGAAGATATTTCAAGAGTTCTTTATCCGAACGACGACACACGCGAAGGCAAGAAGCTGAGACTGAAGCAGCAGTATTTCTTCTGCAGTGCCTCACTTAACGATATCATCAAGAAGCACAAGAAGAATCACGGCGACATAAAGACTCTCGCTGATTTTGTTACCATCCAGCTCAATGACACACATCCGGTCATCTCGATCCCTGAGATCATCAGACTTCTCACACAGAACGAAGGCCTTACTTTTGACGAAGCCTTTGCAATGGCAAAGAAGATATTCAACTACACGAACCACACCATCATGCCGGAAGCTCTTGAAAAGTGGGATGAAAGCCTTATCAAGGAACTCCTTCCTGAAATCTACGACATCATCTTCATGATAAATGAAGAATACCTCGCTGAGATGTACAGAAAGGATATCAAGAAAGAAAGCATCGAAGTCATGAAGATCATAAAGGGCGGTCAGGTTCATATGGCAAATATGGCTACCTACTGTTCATCATATGTAAACGGTGTTGCACAGATCCATACTGAGATCCTGAAAGCAAATACGCTCCACGACTGGTATACTGTTTATCCGGAACGTTTCCAGAACAAGACAAACGGTATCACACAGAGAAGATGGCTCGCCCTCTGCAACCGTGAACTTTCGGCACTTATCACTGAACTTCTCGGAAATGAAGACTGGGTAACTAATCTTGACGAGCTTAAGAAGCTTACAGGATATGCCGACAATGCAGATATCATAAACAGATTCCTCGCAATAAAGAAGACAAAGAAGGAACAGCTTGCAAAGTTCATCCTTGACCGCGAAGGTATAAAGATCGATCCGGACAGCATTTTCGACATCCAGATCAAGCGACTCCACGAATACAAGAGACAGCTTCTCAACGCATTCTCCATCCTCTGGCTCTACTTCGGCATAAAGGACGGAAGCATAAAGGATCTTGCTCCGGTAACATTCATCTTCGGTGCAAAGTCGGCTCCGGGATACAGACGTGCAAAGGCGATAATCAAGTTCATCAATGAGATAGCAGCAATGATCGAAAAGGACGACGAAGTAAATAAGATCATAAAGGTCGTATTCGTTTCAAACTACAACGTTTCCTATGCTGAAAAGCTCATCGCTGCAGCTGAAGTCTCCGAACAGATCTCAACAGCTGGCACGGAAGCTTCCGGTACAGGCAACATGAAGCTCATGGCAAACGGTGCTGTTACTCTCGGTACACTCGACGGTGCAAACATCGAGATCGTGGAGGAAGCCGGAAAGGAAAACAACTACATCTTCGGTGCTACAGTTAAGGAACTCGAAAAGATCATGCCGGAATACTGCTCAAGAAAGCTTGCGGCAGACAACGAAAAGATAAGAAGAGTTATAGAAACTCTCGTTGACGGCACATTCGACGACGGCGGAAGCGGTGATTTCAGAGAACTCTACACTTCCCTCCTCGACGGTGCAAGCTGGCACGAACCGGACAACTACTACCTGCTCGGCGACCTTGAAAGCTACGTTGAAGCAAAGCTTAAGTGCAACAGCGACTACAAAGACAAGGCAGCCTTCGGCAGAAAGATGTGGCTTAACATGTGTAACTGCGGCAAGTTCAGTTCCGACAGAACTATTGCAGACTACGCGGAGAACATCTGGAAGATAAAATGA
- a CDS encoding dockerin type I domain-containing protein, translating into MKKTGTAKVLSGISALALAFAAAAGTYAFNGISTVFAEDTAATTETEAEVQNLTDEQIKGTWEGFYTGYSNSTNIERTIKLDIYDCTDGKIKGFATITSTEHEKYYFTGSYNSKTGKMTFKGQSWEENADNWGFGSFSGTVDPTDKSYSGVTDSSSAKPFKLTKKSDDFTDMKIKKENIHRQWVGEYDGNSGDIVVRRNYKFTIDDISDDNKITGTAYFSPSEKADQQYAETGSYKFSGTISEESGNINMQGFEWIEHPESSNFSFVKLNGFFHDNKIVGVSEKGIWSMEATDITTGDVNYDNKLGAEDLIVMKRYILGDLDFSQAMVSLTDMNGDGVVNVMDFNITINRILNS; encoded by the coding sequence ATGAAAAAAACAGGAACAGCAAAAGTATTATCAGGCATCTCAGCACTGGCTCTCGCATTTGCAGCCGCTGCAGGAACATACGCATTTAACGGTATCAGCACCGTATTTGCGGAAGACACTGCGGCAACAACTGAAACAGAAGCTGAAGTTCAAAACCTGACAGACGAACAGATCAAAGGCACATGGGAAGGATTTTACACCGGTTACTCTAACAGTACAAATATCGAAAGAACAATAAAACTCGATATTTATGACTGCACAGACGGAAAAATCAAAGGTTTTGCAACCATTACTTCCACTGAACACGAAAAGTATTATTTTACAGGATCCTATAATTCCAAAACAGGTAAAATGACTTTTAAGGGTCAGTCATGGGAAGAAAACGCAGACAACTGGGGATTTGGTTCCTTTTCAGGTACAGTTGATCCGACAGACAAATCTTACAGCGGAGTCACAGATTCATCATCAGCCAAGCCTTTCAAACTCACAAAAAAATCTGATGATTTCACTGACATGAAAATCAAAAAAGAAAACATTCACAGACAGTGGGTCGGCGAATATGACGGTAATAGCGGAGACATAGTTGTAAGAAGAAACTACAAGTTTACTATCGATGATATTTCCGATGATAATAAAATAACCGGTACAGCTTACTTTTCACCTTCTGAAAAGGCAGACCAGCAGTATGCAGAAACAGGAAGTTACAAATTCTCAGGTACAATCAGCGAAGAAAGTGGAAACATAAACATGCAGGGTTTTGAATGGATCGAACATCCGGAATCTTCTAATTTTTCTTTTGTAAAACTTAACGGCTTCTTCCACGACAATAAAATCGTAGGCGTTTCCGAAAAAGGCATCTGGTCAATGGAAGCAACTGATATCACAACCGGTGACGTCAACTATGATAACAAATTAGGTGCTGAGGATCTTATCGTAATGAAAAGATACATACTGGGTGACCTCGATTTCAGCCAGGCAATGGTAAGCCTCACCGACATGAACGGTGACGGAGTCGTAAACGTTATGGACTTCAACATCACCATCAACCGCATACTCAATTCATAA
- a CDS encoding ISL3 family transposase: MFDNTALFTAALQLEYPWKVTKVELKPEKEGSSKMELHIDVDFERGARFIFYFDDGKQWVDADGKPIEKSAHDTVKRTWQHLNFFQYKTYIHARVPKVSDGEGHCPTARVPWARKNSGFTLLFEAMVMEYAKHMSVSSIAKLLEVNDKRLWRVIKHYVDDARKLEDYSSVRNLGIDETSRKGHNYISVMVDLDERKVIYTTEGKDHTTVDKFVTDFKEHKGVPDNIDIVTCDMSLGFKKGITENFKNSKTVADKFHVIKHANEAVDKVRKKESKYESELKGSKYLWLKNEGNLTDKQLEWKQKILKSAKHLKTARAYAIRVELQDIYEQCIDRQSAEPRLKKLCSWMMHSRLDDIKGFCKLVKSHWTEILNYFDYRYTNAILEGVNCIIQNVKCRARGFRNMEYFKTMIYLNCGKLDIDTAVNNAIKTFALV; this comes from the coding sequence TTGTTTGATAATACAGCTTTATTCACAGCAGCACTTCAGCTCGAATATCCATGGAAAGTCACCAAGGTAGAACTTAAACCAGAAAAAGAAGGTTCATCGAAAATGGAACTTCATATAGACGTAGACTTTGAACGAGGAGCAAGGTTCATATTCTATTTTGATGATGGAAAGCAGTGGGTAGATGCAGATGGAAAACCAATTGAGAAGAGCGCCCACGACACCGTAAAAAGAACATGGCAACATCTGAATTTCTTTCAGTACAAAACATATATACACGCCAGAGTGCCTAAAGTAAGTGACGGAGAAGGCCATTGTCCAACAGCTCGTGTACCGTGGGCAAGAAAGAATTCAGGATTCACGCTGCTGTTTGAAGCTATGGTGATGGAATATGCAAAACATATGTCCGTATCATCAATTGCTAAGCTTCTGGAAGTGAACGATAAAAGACTTTGGCGAGTAATCAAGCATTACGTTGATGACGCACGTAAGCTTGAAGACTATTCATCAGTCAGAAACTTAGGAATTGATGAAACAAGCCGTAAAGGACATAACTACATAAGTGTCATGGTTGATCTGGACGAACGCAAAGTAATCTATACAACAGAAGGAAAAGATCATACAACAGTAGATAAGTTTGTAACTGACTTCAAGGAACACAAAGGAGTTCCTGACAATATAGATATTGTTACATGTGATATGTCCCTTGGATTCAAGAAAGGAATAACTGAAAACTTTAAAAACAGCAAAACAGTAGCTGACAAATTTCATGTAATTAAACACGCTAATGAAGCAGTTGATAAAGTACGGAAAAAAGAGAGTAAGTATGAGTCAGAGCTTAAAGGAAGCAAATATCTTTGGCTGAAAAACGAAGGCAATCTGACAGACAAACAACTCGAATGGAAACAGAAAATCCTTAAGTCTGCAAAGCATTTAAAGACTGCAAGAGCATATGCTATCAGAGTGGAACTACAGGATATTTATGAGCAGTGCATAGATAGACAAAGTGCAGAACCAAGACTAAAAAAGCTATGTTCCTGGATGATGCATTCACGCCTTGATGACATTAAAGGGTTCTGCAAACTCGTTAAAAGTCACTGGACTGAAATACTTAACTACTTTGATTACAGATATACAAATGCTATTCTTGAAGGCGTAAACTGCATAATACAAAATGTTAAGTGCAGAGCACGTGGTTTTAGAAATATGGAGTATTTCAAAACAATGATATATCTGAACTGCGGAAAGCTTGATATTGACACTGCTGTTAATAATGCTATTAAAACATTCGCTTTGGTATAA
- a CDS encoding AAA family ATPase: protein MGIYFNPGNEGFRKAAESKIYIDKSGLLNFTNELFREEKNCVSVSHARRFGKSQAAEMLESYYSRGCNSKELFSPLEISKSPDFEKHLNKYNVIHVDVSSFADDYKNDIVKAIKATLFKEIKTVYPDVDYNSSTASILAGVYEKTITPDNPNGIKFVIILDEWDCVIRNFSDSPELVHEYMQFLHAMFKSKEAKTFLGLGYITGILPIKKIKDESALNNFKEYTMIQSDELTPYFGFTEEEVRTLCTQYDMPFDSVKEWYNGYLINGKHMYNPNSVSEAMQKKKIAPYWKNTSAFETINTFITMNFDGLKEDIIAMLSGEKIYVNVRNFENDFSTIANKDDALTALIHLGYLAFDEEERSAYIPNYEVSDAYQSAISKGNWTEVAKTISRCEELLLMTIKKKAEKVAELIALSHETYTSILKYNDENALSCAITMAYFTAPAYYTVVREFPSGKGFADIVMIPRADSGNKPAMIIELKYDKTADAAIRQIKENRYSGLLSGYGSEVLLVGINYDKDTKTHECVIESALIK, encoded by the coding sequence ATGGGAATATACTTTAATCCCGGAAATGAAGGATTCAGAAAAGCCGCCGAAAGCAAAATATATATCGACAAGTCAGGACTTTTAAACTTTACGAATGAACTGTTCCGTGAAGAAAAAAACTGTGTTTCCGTTAGTCACGCACGTCGTTTCGGAAAATCACAGGCTGCTGAAATGCTCGAATCCTATTACAGCCGCGGATGTAATTCAAAAGAACTCTTTTCTCCTCTTGAAATATCAAAGTCACCTGATTTTGAGAAGCATCTCAACAAATATAACGTAATACATGTCGATGTTTCTTCGTTTGCCGATGACTACAAAAATGATATTGTCAAGGCAATAAAAGCAACGCTGTTCAAGGAAATAAAAACAGTATATCCTGATGTTGATTATAATTCTTCTACTGCATCCATCCTTGCTGGAGTATACGAAAAAACGATCACACCGGATAATCCGAACGGCATCAAATTCGTTATAATACTCGATGAATGGGACTGTGTTATAAGAAACTTTTCCGATTCTCCGGAACTGGTTCATGAATATATGCAGTTTCTCCACGCTATGTTTAAAAGCAAGGAAGCAAAAACATTTCTCGGTCTTGGATATATAACAGGTATACTCCCAATCAAGAAAATCAAAGATGAATCTGCGCTTAACAACTTTAAAGAATATACGATGATCCAGTCAGATGAACTGACACCATATTTCGGATTTACGGAAGAAGAAGTAAGAACGCTTTGCACACAGTATGACATGCCGTTTGATTCAGTTAAGGAATGGTACAACGGATATCTTATAAACGGAAAACACATGTACAATCCGAACTCTGTATCAGAAGCGATGCAAAAGAAAAAAATTGCGCCGTACTGGAAAAACACTTCTGCTTTTGAAACGATAAACACATTCATAACAATGAATTTCGACGGACTTAAAGAAGACATTATCGCTATGCTTTCCGGAGAAAAAATATATGTAAATGTCAGAAATTTCGAAAATGATTTTTCAACCATCGCTAACAAGGATGATGCACTGACAGCACTTATTCATCTGGGATATCTCGCTTTTGACGAAGAAGAACGTTCAGCATATATACCTAACTACGAAGTATCTGATGCTTATCAGTCAGCAATCAGTAAAGGAAACTGGACCGAAGTAGCAAAAACCATTTCCCGCTGTGAAGAACTTCTTCTGATGACAATTAAGAAAAAAGCTGAAAAAGTTGCCGAGCTCATCGCACTTTCACATGAAACATATACATCCATTCTTAAATACAACGATGAAAATGCCCTGAGCTGTGCGATTACAATGGCCTACTTTACCGCTCCGGCTTACTACACAGTCGTCAGAGAGTTTCCATCCGGGAAAGGATTTGCCGATATTGTAATGATACCGCGTGCAGATTCCGGTAACAAACCGGCAATGATCATCGAACTGAAATATGATAAAACCGCAGATGCCGCTATCCGTCAGATAAAGGAAAACAGATATTCCGGATTACTAAGCGGTTACGGAAGCGAAGTCCTTCTTGTAGGAATAAACTACGACAAAGATACGAAAACACATGAATGTGTGATTGAAAGTGCTTTGATTAAATAA
- a CDS encoding ABC-2 transporter permease: MKGWIYKELRQNWVFVLTVVFLGMYPLLNIFSLEYVFRNVEGMDSFRTFAPVYVLFSIVFMDSSLLKMNEKKIWGYFVTSTSSGYKGYLLVKYAIIFLVTILHLITALIFDSLFRNIEASRGYTGFTVMPWLFIGYSCLQLLYCAVVLPLTIRMGVRKAITVMVFFQMLLIIGFTAVLISNSNITPTEMFGKIKEYEAPLVLKISVIMVSLLAYWGSYFLSCRLYLKGVKYCR, encoded by the coding sequence ATGAAAGGCTGGATCTACAAGGAACTGCGGCAGAACTGGGTTTTTGTTTTAACTGTAGTTTTTCTGGGAATGTATCCTTTATTGAATATCTTTAGTCTGGAATATGTATTTAGAAACGTTGAGGGTATGGATTCATTTCGTACTTTTGCACCAGTATACGTATTATTTAGTATAGTATTCATGGATTCATCATTACTGAAAATGAATGAGAAAAAAATATGGGGATACTTTGTAACATCAACATCATCGGGTTACAAGGGATATCTCCTCGTAAAATATGCAATAATATTTCTTGTGACAATACTGCATCTCATTACTGCACTGATATTTGATTCTCTGTTCAGAAATATTGAAGCGTCGAGAGGATATACAGGATTTACGGTTATGCCATGGCTGTTTATAGGTTATTCATGTTTACAGTTGTTATACTGCGCGGTTGTTCTGCCGCTTACCATTCGTATGGGAGTAAGAAAAGCAATTACGGTTATGGTTTTCTTTCAGATGTTATTGATCATAGGATTTACTGCGGTTTTGATCAGTAACAGTAATATCACACCGACTGAAATGTTTGGCAAGATCAAAGAATATGAAGCGCCTTTAGTATTGAAGATATCAGTAATTATGGTATCACTGCTGGCATATTGGGGTTCATATTTTCTAAGCTGCAGACTTTATCTTAAAGGGGTTAAGTATTGCAGATAA
- a CDS encoding ABC transporter ATP-binding protein, whose protein sequence is MSTYENAIEIRNVSKRYKTFELDDISFTVPKGCIMGFIGQNGAGKTTTIHTMLNIKKTGEGQIKIFGLDHAKDEKEIKKRIAVVFDEMPFHDVFNIRDISKIFEGLYPEWDDAQFMKYAERFGLPPKQKIGQFSKGMKMKLQIACALSHNAELLVMDEATAGLDPVVRDEILHIFMEYMQNGERSVLMSSHITSDLEKIADMVTFIDRGKILLSGYKDDILGSHGILKCDKDEVKNIDPEDIVSIRMNDFGAEIMVKDRESAAAKYRNAVIDAAGLDDIMVYYVHRDEKEWS, encoded by the coding sequence ATGAGTACATACGAAAACGCGATAGAGATCAGAAATGTCAGCAAGAGATATAAGACTTTTGAGCTGGATGATATAAGTTTTACTGTTCCGAAAGGCTGCATAATGGGATTTATCGGACAGAACGGTGCAGGAAAGACCACAACTATCCACACCATGCTGAATATAAAAAAGACCGGCGAAGGGCAGATAAAGATTTTCGGACTTGACCACGCGAAAGACGAAAAAGAGATAAAGAAACGCATCGCTGTGGTGTTCGATGAAATGCCTTTCCATGATGTTTTCAATATCAGAGATATTTCGAAGATATTTGAGGGACTTTATCCGGAATGGGATGACGCTCAGTTTATGAAATATGCAGAACGTTTCGGACTTCCGCCAAAGCAGAAAATCGGGCAGTTCTCCAAGGGTATGAAAATGAAACTGCAGATAGCCTGCGCTCTTTCGCACAATGCGGAACTGCTTGTAATGGATGAGGCAACAGCCGGTCTTGATCCGGTTGTACGTGACGAGATACTTCATATTTTCATGGAGTACATGCAGAACGGTGAACGTTCGGTACTCATGTCATCTCACATCACTTCTGATCTTGAAAAGATCGCTGACATGGTTACATTTATCGACAGAGGAAAGATACTGCTTTCCGGTTACAAGGATGATATTCTCGGAAGTCATGGCATCCTTAAATGTGATAAGGACGAAGTGAAGAATATTGATCCGGAGGATATTGTAAGTATCAGAATGAATGATTTCGGTGCAGAGATCATGGTGAAAGACCGCGAGAGCGCAGCAGCAAAATACAGAAATGCAGTAATCGATGCAGCCGGTCTTGACGATATCATGGTCTACTACGTTCACCGTGATGAAAAGGAGTGGTCATGA
- a CDS encoding GntR family transcriptional regulator, with product MNINISNSSGEPIYLQIVNQIKTLILEGKLSEGEALPSMRVLATELRISFMTTKRAYEELERDGFIESYTGKGSFVKAQNLEIYREEQIRRIEALLMEAGDAARKAGLTMEELHDLLDLVNGGD from the coding sequence ATGAATATCAACATCAGCAATTCAAGCGGGGAACCGATCTATCTGCAGATAGTGAATCAGATCAAAACGCTGATACTTGAGGGAAAACTAAGTGAAGGTGAAGCGCTGCCTTCCATGCGCGTTCTGGCGACGGAACTGCGTATCAGTTTTATGACAACAAAACGAGCGTACGAAGAACTTGAACGGGACGGATTTATAGAGAGTTATACCGGTAAAGGATCGTTTGTAAAGGCACAGAATTTAGAGATATACCGCGAAGAGCAGATAAGACGTATCGAGGCGCTTCTTATGGAAGCAGGAGATGCGGCACGCAAAGCAGGACTTACCATGGAAGAACTGCATGATCTGCTTGATCTGGTAAACGGAGGAGATTAA